A window of the Sabethes cyaneus chromosome 1, idSabCyanKW18_F2, whole genome shotgun sequence genome harbors these coding sequences:
- the LOC128739734 gene encoding torso-like protein yields MTKLALLHVLGTLLGPLLVCTLLLTTLDTCAGQRESQLRLGKAINIFIRYGYLSISMKVISYNDSETWLFKEPTKNIFKGLDQLKTDEYEVKPGVFNGDFHMEFCDNKRQLFQAYFRDFQIERLDNPWRAYTEGWHTEIAAKKLGIQSKYLERDDYCYVLVRVSRFRDSAKFSKPIPPNQMLDNEVQRKVQSVSIGDTTSAVQFMNKYGTHYINSYMTGNSLYQVFVFNKRNYAHIKEKLKSRGVLALSKVDLYDHFAPWYVEHMGKIRCASGNTTVEGWASRKLRLSYYVFTYSSLLKLHGDGALLRILSELLQNEAILQLDLKSLSVIFKEPAKRAWFEEILDNYLKLWEVNM; encoded by the exons ATGACGAAGCTCGCCCTTTTGCATGTGCTGGGCACACTGCTAGGACCACTGCTGGTTTGCACGCTACTACTGACGACGCTGGACACATGCGCGGGTCAGCGCGAATCGCAACTGCGGCTAGGCAAAGCAATCAACATCTTCATCCGCTATGGCTATCTATCAATTTCGATGAAGGTGATATCGTACAACGATAGCGAGACTTGGTTGTTCAAGGAACCgacgaaaaatattttcaag GGTCTAGACCAACTGAAGACCGATGAGTACGAGGTAAAACCGGGAGTTTTCAACGGCGACTTTCACATGGAATTTTGCGACAACAAGCGACAACTGTTCCAGGCATACTTTCGAGACTTCCAGATCGAACGTTTGGACAACCCGTGGCGTGCGTACACCGAAGGCTGGCACACGGAGATAGCCGCCAAAAAGCTAGGAATCCAAAGCAAGTATCTCGAGCGGGACGACTACTGCTATGTGCTGGTTCGAGTGTCCCGATTTCGGGATAGTGCCAAGTTCTCCAAGCCGATCCCGCCGAACCAGATGCTGGACAATGAGGTGCAACGAAAAGTGCAAAGTGTATCGATCGGAGACACAACGTCGGCGGTGCAGTTCATGAACAAGTACGGAACCCACTACATCAATTCGTACATGACCGGTAACTCCCTCTATCAAGTGTTTGTGTTCAACAAGCGAAACTACGCACACATCAAAGAAAAGCTTAAATCACGGGGAGTGCTGGCACTGTCCAAGGTGGATTTGTACGATCATTTTGCCCCGTGGTACGTTGAGCACATGGGTAAAATCCGATGCGCCAGCGGGAATACCACCGTTGAAGGTTGGGCCTCCCGAAAGCTTCGATTGTCCTACTATGTGTTCACCTACAGTAGTCTGCTAAAGCTGCACGGCGATGGAGCCCTGCTTCGAATACTGAGTGAACTGCTGCAGAACGAAGCCATTCTGCAGCTTGACTTGAAATCGCTTAGTGTGATATTTAAAGAACCTGCCAAACGAGCGTGGTTCGAAGAGATACTAGATAACTATTTGAAATTATGGGAAGTTAACATGTAG